The sequence GACGTATCTCAGAGCGGTGGGTCGCGCCATACCGTGCCAGCGTCCCGTCGAGAGTCTCGACGGTCGGGTGATCGTGGGCCACTCGGTCGGGCATGGCCCAGTGTTCGTCCTGGGTCGGTCTACACCTTGCGATGTCGGATCAGGTGACGACGCTCGCAACCATGGGGTCTGCTGTTCGGCAGCGGTGTCCGTCGCACGCAGTGGCTCCATCGTTCGGTCGTCCAGCTCGACCGATCCCGACCGACCTCGAGTGTAATGAATAGTGACACGAACAGGTGCGGGCCCGATTCGGTGTGCCGTCGCTGTTCCAACACAACGCTCAAATCGAAGCGGCCCCCAGTCACGGTCGATGGACGAGGACCTATCGACGTTTCTTCGCACGTCGTGGGTGAACGTCGTCGGGAACCTCGCGAAGATCGTCGTCGAAGGGTCCATCGGTCTCGCGTTCGGAAGTCTCGCCCTTATCGCCGACGCGGCGCATTCGGTCGCCGATCTCCTGGCCAGTCTCATCGTCCTCGTCTGGGGTCGACTCGCGTTCGAGGGCCCCGACCCCGGCCATCCGCACGGGCACGAACGGGTCGAACCGTTGACTGCGCTGTTCGTCGGCGCGACGCTCGTCCTCCTCGCCCTTAAACTGTTATGGGACTCCACGACGGGAATCCTCGAGGGGCCCTCGGTCGTGTACAGTCCGTTTCTCGTGTTCGGACTGACCTTCGCCATCGTCGACATGGTCCTCGTGTACTGGTACACCCAGCGGTCGAATCGGACTCTCGGGTCGCCCGCACTCGACGCCCTCAGCAAGGATGCGCTTAACGACGTCTACACCTCGCTCGCGGCAGTCGTCGGGGTCTTCGGTGCCGCAGTCGGCTACCCCATCCTGGACCCCATCGCGGGTGGCCTCGTCAGCACCCTCGTTCTCCGCGAGGGGATCTCCATCTCCCGACAAAACGTGGACTACCTGGTCGGTAGTGCCCCACCGGCAGACGAACTCGAACGCATCCGGTCGGAGATCTACGCCCATCCGGCCGTGGAGGGCGTCCACGACCTCCGATGTCACTACGTCGGGCCGAC is a genomic window of Halanaeroarchaeum sp. HSR-CO containing:
- a CDS encoding cation diffusion facilitator family transporter, giving the protein MDEDLSTFLRTSWVNVVGNLAKIVVEGSIGLAFGSLALIADAAHSVADLLASLIVLVWGRLAFEGPDPGHPHGHERVEPLTALFVGATLVLLALKLLWDSTTGILEGPSVVYSPFLVFGLTFAIVDMVLVYWYTQRSNRTLGSPALDALSKDALNDVYTSLAAVVGVFGAAVGYPILDPIAGGLVSTLVLREGISISRQNVDYLVGSAPPADELERIRSEIYAHPAVEGVHDLRCHYVGPTIEVEFHAEIDGEFSLYDAHAVETEIRNRVMELPAVGDVHVHLDPSGIGEWKDAPESPPE